A single window of Alphaproteobacteria bacterium DNA harbors:
- a CDS encoding TIGR03013 family PEP-CTERM/XrtA system glycosyltransferase, whose protein sequence is MMLFGHHLRRMTVFLCLLEAAIFVAAFFAVARGLPLANFNPASVGEVFQVAVVPTVLLFLAMVALGTYNIDVLQSPGTVTQRLVAVAVLGGIATLVLAALGICDLISARQMVLAEAAAFPLILVGRLSVRYLTAVPVLRSRALVLGTGPSARRVWEALSGDNLGRLYRFVAIDAGASDHPEVPAARTMSRPESIADFALRNNIDQVVVALDNQPDAMPMADLVECRRRGIKVEDTSAFIERETGKVDLDGLGAGWLVFDKGFELGPLGQLLKRGLDVAVSGALLILFAPVLLATALLIKLDSPGPVFYRQTRVGLNGKPYSILKFRSMVQDAEKDGKAQWAKSGDARVTRVGAIIRKTRVDEIPQAINVLKGDMSFVGPRPERPVFVDQLAAEIPYYNERHRVKPGITGWAQISYPYGASVEDAREKLKYDLYYIKHQSFLFDLVIILQTVRIVLFAEGAR, encoded by the coding sequence ATGATGTTGTTTGGCCATCATCTGCGTCGCATGACTGTCTTCCTATGCCTGTTGGAAGCGGCCATTTTCGTTGCGGCGTTCTTTGCTGTCGCGCGCGGCTTGCCGCTGGCGAATTTCAACCCGGCGTCGGTCGGCGAGGTGTTTCAGGTCGCGGTGGTGCCGACGGTGCTGCTGTTCCTGGCCATGGTCGCGCTCGGCACCTACAATATCGACGTCTTGCAGTCGCCGGGAACGGTCACGCAGCGGCTGGTCGCCGTGGCCGTGCTCGGTGGTATCGCGACCCTGGTCCTGGCTGCGCTGGGCATTTGCGATCTGATTTCCGCGCGCCAGATGGTGCTGGCGGAGGCGGCGGCGTTCCCGCTGATCCTGGTGGGGCGGCTGTCCGTGCGCTATCTCACCGCCGTCCCGGTGCTGCGCTCGCGCGCCCTGGTGCTGGGCACCGGCCCGTCGGCCCGGCGCGTGTGGGAGGCCCTGAGCGGCGACAATCTGGGGCGGCTCTACCGCTTCGTCGCCATCGACGCCGGGGCGTCGGATCATCCGGAAGTGCCGGCCGCGCGGACCATGAGCCGCCCGGAATCGATTGCCGATTTCGCCCTGCGCAACAATATCGACCAGGTGGTCGTGGCATTGGACAACCAGCCCGACGCCATGCCGATGGCCGATCTGGTGGAATGCCGCCGGCGTGGCATCAAGGTGGAAGACACCAGCGCGTTCATCGAGCGCGAGACGGGCAAGGTCGATCTCGACGGCCTGGGCGCCGGCTGGCTGGTGTTCGACAAAGGCTTCGAACTCGGCCCGCTTGGCCAGTTGCTCAAGCGCGGGCTGGATGTGGCGGTGTCCGGCGCGCTGCTGATCCTGTTTGCGCCGGTGCTGTTGGCGACCGCCCTGTTGATCAAGCTGGACTCGCCCGGCCCCGTCTTCTACCGGCAAACCCGCGTGGGCCTGAACGGCAAGCCCTACAGCATTCTGAAATTCCGCAGCATGGTTCAGGATGCGGAGAAGGACGGCAAGGCGCAGTGGGCCAAATCGGGCGATGCCCGGGTGACGCGCGTCGGCGCCATCATCCGCAAGACCCGGGTCGATGAAATCCCCCAGGCCATCAACGTGCTGAAGGGCGATATGAGCTTTGTCGGCCCGCGCCCCGAGCGCCCGGTGTTCGTCGATCAGTTGGCGGCGGAAATTCCGTACTACAACGAACGCCATCGGGTGAAGCCGGGCATCACCGGCTGGGCCCAGATCAGCTACCCCTATGGTGCGTCGGTCGAAGACGCTCGGGAAAAGCTCAAATACGACTTGTATTATATCAAGCATCAGAGCTTCCTGTTCGATCTGGTCATTATCCTGCAAACCGTGCGCATCGTTCTGTTCGCCGAAGGCGCACGCTGA
- the prsK gene encoding PEP-CTERM system histidine kinase PrsK, giving the protein MGANAYLLPLIGIGYFLWLATLVARPGRQRFAFCLAAASTILWAAIAYWDEYVAALPQSLTVVAGVVRLWTWVWLVAQLLSLWSSPVDPETGRKVRSPGSAPMQIASAVALASIVVAVAAQWVGPMYEPFANATVGRLCLAVIGFMLLENLLTLAPSPARWAIKHMLIGFGAAFAFDLFLFSEAMLLKQISEVTAEVAPFVIAFVLPLVWISERRLRGIRSGIAVSRTVMLRTTALLGSGLYLLGVAGVGFLIQRFGWTWGPALQMAGFIGALLVLAVMLASSQVRAHTRWWLSRNFFRLHYDYRSEWLRYVETMAGVDALTGRLHQRAIKATADLLDCAGGALYVRTRHSGFRLAAELEFGNAVLAGPPPESLLDRLTPKSPVVDLTAMAPVEEPAEREWCRAIGSGWVLLGLQHRGRMVGALLVASPRVRRPLSWEDRDLLQIFSAQIGSYVAEEQVTLALAEARRFERISKNFSFIAHDLKNLVTQLSLIVSQAKRHGDNPDFQKDALSTVADSVEKMRTMLLRLRDVQAGDDGEALQLIRLGPLVADLFQRKGAMIGRLTVGQLDGSLQVRAEPTTLAAVLENLVQNALDAVGDDGHVSVGLVRRSGENRPGENGSGENGSGEAVIAIEDDGVGMTQQFIDDHLFQPFVSTKETGFGLGMYQCREWVERWNGRLELQSAPGQGTTALVVLPIVPDDANATSANQEANNANQEKVER; this is encoded by the coding sequence ATGGGCGCGAACGCATATCTCCTGCCCCTGATCGGGATTGGCTATTTTCTGTGGCTGGCGACGCTGGTCGCCCGGCCGGGGCGGCAGCGGTTCGCCTTTTGCCTCGCCGCTGCCTCCACCATTCTCTGGGCGGCAATCGCCTATTGGGATGAGTATGTGGCGGCCCTGCCGCAAAGCCTGACGGTGGTGGCCGGCGTGGTGCGGCTGTGGACCTGGGTCTGGCTGGTCGCGCAATTGCTGTCGCTCTGGAGCAGTCCGGTCGACCCCGAAACCGGCCGCAAGGTGCGCTCGCCAGGGTCTGCGCCAATGCAGATTGCATCGGCGGTGGCGTTGGCCTCGATTGTCGTGGCGGTGGCCGCACAATGGGTCGGGCCGATGTACGAGCCGTTCGCCAACGCGACGGTCGGTCGGCTGTGCCTGGCGGTGATCGGGTTCATGCTGCTGGAAAACCTGCTGACGCTGGCACCGTCGCCGGCGCGCTGGGCGATCAAGCACATGCTGATCGGCTTCGGCGCGGCCTTCGCGTTCGATCTGTTCCTGTTCTCGGAAGCGATGCTGCTGAAGCAGATCAGCGAGGTGACGGCCGAGGTGGCGCCGTTCGTCATCGCCTTCGTGCTGCCGCTGGTCTGGATCAGCGAGCGGCGCCTGCGCGGCATCCGCAGCGGGATCGCGGTCAGCCGGACCGTCATGCTGCGCACCACGGCGCTGCTGGGCAGCGGCCTTTACCTGCTGGGGGTGGCGGGCGTCGGGTTTCTGATCCAGCGGTTCGGCTGGACCTGGGGGCCGGCCCTGCAAATGGCCGGGTTTATCGGTGCGCTGCTGGTGCTGGCCGTGATGCTCGCCTCCAGCCAGGTGCGCGCGCACACGCGGTGGTGGCTCTCGCGCAATTTCTTCCGCCTGCACTATGACTATCGCAGCGAATGGTTGCGGTATGTCGAGACGATGGCGGGGGTGGATGCGCTGACCGGGCGTCTGCACCAGCGGGCGATCAAGGCGACGGCCGACCTGTTGGATTGCGCGGGCGGCGCGCTGTATGTGCGCACCCGGCACAGCGGTTTCCGGCTGGCGGCGGAACTCGAATTCGGCAATGCCGTGCTCGCGGGACCGCCGCCGGAATCGCTGTTGGACCGGCTGACGCCGAAATCGCCGGTGGTGGACCTGACCGCCATGGCGCCGGTCGAGGAGCCGGCCGAGCGGGAATGGTGCCGGGCCATCGGCAGCGGCTGGGTGCTGCTTGGCCTGCAGCACCGTGGCCGCATGGTCGGGGCGTTGTTGGTGGCCTCGCCCCGGGTGCGCCGTCCGCTGTCGTGGGAAGACCGGGACCTGTTGCAGATCTTTTCCGCGCAGATCGGGTCCTATGTCGCGGAAGAGCAGGTGACCCTCGCGCTCGCGGAAGCGCGACGCTTCGAGCGCATCAGCAAAAATTTCAGCTTTATCGCGCACGATCTGAAAAATCTGGTGACGCAGCTCTCGCTGATCGTCAGCCAGGCCAAACGCCATGGAGACAACCCCGATTTCCAAAAGGACGCATTGAGCACGGTCGCCGATTCGGTGGAAAAGATGCGCACCATGCTGTTGCGCCTGCGCGATGTTCAGGCGGGCGACGATGGCGAGGCGTTGCAACTGATCCGCCTGGGGCCCCTGGTCGCCGATCTGTTCCAGCGCAAGGGCGCAATGATCGGGCGGCTGACCGTCGGCCAGCTGGACGGGTCCTTGCAGGTGCGCGCAGAGCCCACCACGTTAGCAGCGGTGCTGGAGAACTTGGTGCAAAACGCATTGGATGCTGTTGGCGATGACGGTCACGTGAGCGTGGGACTGGTGCGCCGGTCCGGTGAAAACAGACCTGGTGAAAACGGGTCCGGTGAAAACGGGTCTGGCGAAGCGGTCATCGCGATCGAGGATGACGGGGTCGGCATGACGCAACAGTTCATCGACGACCATTTGTTCCAACCGTTCGTCTCCACCAAGGAGACGGGATTCGGCCTGGGAATGTACCAGTGCCGGGAATGGGTGGAACGCTGGAACGGACGCTTGGAATTGCAAAGTGCGCCCGGGCAGGGCACAACGGCGCTGGTCGTGCTTCCGATTGTGCCGGACGATGCGAATGCAACCAGTGCGAACCAGGAAGCCAATAATGCGAACCAAGAAAAGGTCGAACGGTGA
- the prsR gene encoding PEP-CTERM-box response regulator transcription factor yields the protein MAVDDDPGIQRSLRWCFDDYEVITAGDRATAIQAMEATRPAVVTLDLGLPPSVDDATEGLATLAAILAIAPTTKVIVVSGNEDHANAVRAIAEGAYDFYSKPIDEEVLQLIVRRAFHVHELEAENRSLRTAKADDHGILTASESMQAVCKMVEKIAPTDATVLLLGESGTGKELLARALHRRALRDDGPFVAINCAAIPENLLESELFGHEKGAFTGAIKALKGKIELADGGTLFLDEIGDMPPSLQGKLLRFLQEREIERIGGRDIIPVDVRVVSATHRDLRKLIDEGTFREDLFYRLAEIVVEIPPLRDRGDDSVLLAQHFATRFAAQMNSAAVKLSADAADAIRAYKWRGNVRELENRVKRAVIMANQPVINASDLDLPSVTPRARAAFDGPAEIISLRDARERAEREAITIALRSLSGNLSAVAKALGVSRPTLYNLLKQHDLNADMEEGTNA from the coding sequence CTGGCGGTCGATGACGATCCCGGCATTCAACGCAGTTTGCGGTGGTGCTTTGACGACTATGAGGTGATCACGGCCGGCGACCGCGCCACGGCCATCCAGGCGATGGAGGCGACCCGCCCCGCCGTCGTCACCCTCGATCTGGGCCTGCCGCCGTCGGTCGACGACGCGACCGAGGGCCTGGCCACCCTGGCGGCGATCCTGGCGATCGCACCGACGACCAAGGTGATCGTGGTCAGCGGCAACGAGGACCATGCCAACGCGGTCCGCGCCATCGCCGAGGGGGCGTACGATTTCTACTCCAAACCGATCGACGAGGAGGTGCTGCAACTGATCGTCCGGCGCGCCTTCCACGTGCACGAGCTGGAAGCGGAAAACCGCTCGCTGCGCACGGCGAAGGCCGACGATCACGGCATCCTCACCGCCAGCGAGAGCATGCAGGCGGTCTGCAAGATGGTGGAAAAGATCGCCCCCACCGACGCCACCGTGTTGCTGCTGGGCGAAAGCGGCACCGGCAAGGAGTTGCTGGCCCGCGCGCTGCACCGCCGCGCGCTGCGCGACGACGGCCCGTTCGTTGCGATCAACTGTGCCGCCATTCCGGAAAACCTGCTGGAAAGCGAGCTGTTCGGTCACGAAAAGGGCGCGTTTACCGGTGCCATCAAGGCATTGAAAGGCAAGATCGAACTTGCCGACGGCGGCACGCTCTTCCTGGACGAAATCGGCGACATGCCGCCCTCGCTGCAGGGCAAGCTGTTGCGGTTCCTGCAGGAACGGGAAATCGAGCGCATCGGCGGACGGGATATCATCCCCGTCGACGTGCGTGTGGTCTCGGCCACTCATCGCGACCTGCGCAAGCTGATCGACGAGGGGACGTTCCGCGAGGACCTGTTCTATCGGCTCGCGGAAATCGTGGTGGAAATCCCGCCGCTGCGCGACCGCGGCGACGACTCGGTGCTGCTGGCGCAGCATTTCGCCACCCGCTTCGCCGCACAGATGAACTCGGCGGCGGTGAAGCTGAGCGCGGACGCGGCGGACGCCATTCGCGCCTACAAATGGCGCGGCAATGTCCGGGAACTGGAAAACCGGGTGAAGCGGGCCGTCATCATGGCCAACCAGCCGGTCATCAATGCCAGCGACCTGGACCTGCCGAGCGTGACGCCCCGGGCAAGGGCGGCCTTCGATGGGCCGGCGGAAATCATCAGCCTGCGCGATGCGCGCGAGCGGGCGGAGCGGGAGGCGATCACGATCGCGCTGCGCAGCCTGTCCGGCAATCTTTCGGCCGTGGCCAAGGCTTTGGGCGTCAGCCGCCCGACACTCTATAACCTGTTGAAACAACACGATCTAAACGCCGATATGGAAGAGGGAACCAACGCATGA
- the prsT gene encoding PEP-CTERM system TPR-repeat protein PrsT, with protein sequence MNKASGKRAAWRATRMGMLAAASAIVLSATVSMSALADQGRSQDYYKDALEWLQKGDGRAALIQLRNAVKEDPDNFNARLLLGRLYLETGNLPSALKELEVAHKGAPGDETEVYYGRALLAGRQYQKVLDTVQQTANDPTFGTVKVLIRSEALFGLGRLDDAMAEVQPILAKDSNQPQANLMAARILAAQNDPKAAYAHVDAALVGNPKLMEAYLVRANLDYAARDMDKAMESLDRAIELAPDDPRPKMLKAETLMRLGRLDEATTLVKAYQEKNPRDVRAAYLMARILAAEGKYEEADQELRPISEAVRQIPAASLLAGIVKYHLEQYAQAEEALQRYVQTAGDEARQARRLIAAIQLRTLRPRAVLGTLQSLIGEGSRDVASMQMAASAYLRVNDLQNAKAMFARVVRYGAPADVRQAQPFLQVLDSAKPDVDGKLTLDPLVKDTLVVLDLMRTGEEAEALKDALKLAEANPDNNSVANLVAGIYVARNDLETARKYLTPALERDPNAITLMRTMDRIDTAEGKFDAVEKRARDALAASPDNEQIILHLAQFLAQRGRRDEAVRLLEEKADALPQSLALRQTLARLDLALKRPDDARKRANEALAIGKAGTVQGLVLAGDIFVALKDLPAAEEAFGQLASATNQSTGALLKLAQVQFQAGDTKATRATLEQVLAKDPANAVANRSLVSLYLRDGDGDAAMAAADRAAKANDILGLQLRAEVYRQTKRMDQAILEMRNGLAKHKISELAQQTFRLLVEAGKVDEAKKLLSGWLVDHPDDPDSLQLLSALLIREQDYGGAAVYLERAFSLLPNNPVVLNNLAWVRYELQRPGALAVARRAYRLAPQAPAVIDTLGWILVREGELDEGVKLLYTANDAAPKVGDIAYHLAFALEKSGKKTDAIGVLERALDPATDAEFGEDRTKAEELLAKLKAG encoded by the coding sequence ATGAACAAGGCGAGCGGCAAGCGGGCGGCCTGGCGCGCAACCCGGATGGGGATGTTGGCGGCGGCTTCCGCCATTGTGCTGTCGGCCACGGTGTCGATGTCGGCGTTGGCGGACCAGGGGCGCTCGCAGGATTATTACAAGGACGCGCTGGAATGGCTGCAAAAGGGCGATGGCCGTGCGGCACTGATCCAGTTGCGCAACGCCGTGAAGGAGGACCCCGACAATTTCAACGCCCGCCTGCTGCTGGGGCGGTTGTACCTGGAGACCGGCAATCTGCCGTCGGCGCTGAAGGAACTCGAAGTCGCCCACAAAGGCGCGCCCGGCGATGAGACCGAGGTCTATTACGGTCGGGCCCTGCTGGCCGGCCGCCAGTATCAGAAGGTGCTGGATACGGTGCAGCAGACGGCCAACGATCCGACCTTCGGCACGGTCAAGGTCCTGATCCGGTCCGAAGCACTGTTCGGCCTGGGGCGTCTGGACGATGCGATGGCCGAAGTGCAACCCATCCTGGCCAAGGACTCGAACCAGCCGCAGGCAAACCTGATGGCCGCGCGCATCCTTGCGGCCCAGAACGATCCCAAGGCGGCGTACGCCCATGTCGATGCGGCCCTGGTCGGCAACCCGAAGTTGATGGAAGCCTATCTGGTGCGGGCGAACCTCGACTATGCCGCGCGCGACATGGACAAGGCGATGGAGTCCCTGGACCGGGCCATCGAACTGGCGCCGGACGACCCGCGCCCCAAAATGTTAAAAGCGGAAACGCTGATGCGCCTGGGCCGGCTGGACGAGGCCACGACCCTGGTGAAGGCCTATCAGGAAAAGAACCCGCGCGATGTGCGGGCGGCCTATCTGATGGCCCGCATCCTGGCCGCCGAGGGCAAGTATGAGGAGGCGGACCAGGAACTGCGTCCGATCTCGGAAGCGGTGCGGCAGATCCCGGCCGCCAGCCTGCTGGCCGGCATCGTGAAATATCATCTGGAGCAATACGCCCAGGCCGAGGAGGCGCTGCAGCGCTATGTGCAGACGGCCGGTGACGAGGCAAGGCAGGCGCGCCGCCTGATTGCGGCGATCCAGTTGCGCACCCTGCGCCCGCGCGCGGTGTTGGGCACGCTCCAATCCCTGATCGGCGAGGGCTCCCGCGATGTCGCGAGCATGCAGATGGCGGCAAGCGCCTATCTGCGCGTCAACGATCTCCAGAACGCCAAGGCGATGTTCGCGCGGGTGGTGCGCTACGGCGCGCCCGCCGACGTGCGCCAGGCCCAGCCCTTCCTGCAGGTGCTGGACTCCGCCAAGCCGGACGTCGACGGCAAGCTGACGCTCGACCCGCTGGTGAAGGACACGCTGGTCGTCCTGGACCTGATGCGGACCGGCGAAGAGGCCGAAGCGCTGAAGGATGCCCTGAAACTGGCCGAGGCGAACCCGGACAACAACAGCGTCGCCAATCTGGTGGCCGGGATCTATGTCGCCCGCAACGACCTGGAAACGGCGCGCAAATATCTGACGCCGGCGCTGGAGCGCGATCCCAACGCCATCACCCTGATGCGCACCATGGACCGGATCGATACGGCCGAAGGCAAGTTCGATGCGGTCGAGAAGCGGGCGCGGGATGCGCTGGCGGCATCGCCCGACAACGAACAGATCATTCTGCACCTGGCGCAGTTCCTGGCGCAGCGCGGCCGGCGGGACGAGGCCGTCCGGTTGCTGGAAGAGAAGGCGGATGCCCTGCCGCAGTCGCTCGCCCTGCGCCAGACGCTGGCGCGGTTGGATCTGGCCCTGAAACGGCCGGACGACGCCCGCAAGCGGGCGAACGAAGCGCTGGCAATCGGCAAGGCGGGCACGGTTCAGGGGCTGGTTCTGGCCGGCGATATCTTCGTGGCATTGAAGGATCTTCCCGCCGCCGAGGAGGCTTTCGGCCAGCTGGCGAGCGCGACGAACCAGAGCACCGGTGCCTTGCTGAAGCTGGCACAGGTCCAGTTCCAGGCCGGCGATACGAAGGCGACCCGGGCAACGCTGGAACAGGTTCTGGCCAAGGACCCGGCCAACGCGGTCGCCAACCGTTCGCTGGTGTCGCTGTATTTGCGCGACGGCGACGGCGACGCGGCGATGGCGGCGGCCGACCGTGCCGCCAAGGCGAACGACATTCTGGGCCTGCAATTGCGGGCCGAGGTCTATCGCCAAACCAAGCGTATGGATCAGGCCATCCTGGAAATGCGGAACGGTCTGGCGAAACACAAGATCAGCGAACTGGCGCAGCAGACGTTCCGCCTGCTGGTCGAGGCCGGCAAGGTCGACGAGGCGAAGAAGCTTCTGTCCGGCTGGCTGGTCGACCATCCCGACGATCCCGACTCGCTGCAACTGCTGAGCGCGCTGCTGATCCGCGAACAGGATTATGGCGGGGCGGCGGTGTATCTGGAACGGGCGTTTTCACTGCTGCCGAACAATCCGGTGGTGCTGAACAATCTGGCCTGGGTGCGCTATGAACTGCAACGCCCGGGCGCCCTGGCCGTTGCCCGTCGGGCCTATCGTCTGGCGCCCCAGGCGCCGGCGGTGATCGACACGCTCGGCTGGATCCTGGTGCGCGAGGGGGAATTGGACGAAGGGGTCAAGCTGCTCTACACCGCCAACGACGCCGCGCCCAAGGTCGGCGACATCGCCTATCATCTGGCGTTCGCCCTGGAGAAATCGGGCAAGAAGACGGATGCCATCGGCGTGCTGGAGCGGGCGCTGGACCCGGCGACCGATGCGGAGTTCGGCGAGGACCGGACCAAGGCGGAGGAGCTTCTGGCGAAGCTGAAGGCGGGTTAA
- a CDS encoding 30S ribosomal protein S21, protein MQVTVRDNNVDQALRALKKKLQREGVFREMKLRRSYEKPSERRAREKAEAIRRHRKLMRKRMEREGY, encoded by the coding sequence GTGCAAGTAACCGTTCGCGACAACAACGTCGATCAAGCCCTTCGCGCCCTGAAGAAAAAGCTGCAGCGTGAAGGCGTGTTTCGCGAGATGAAACTGCGCCGGTCCTACGAAAAGCCGTCGGAGCGCCGCGCACGGGAGAAGGCCGAAGCCATTCGCCGCCACCGCAAGCTGATGCGCAAGCGGATGGAGCGCGAGGGCTACTAG
- the def gene encoding peptide deformylase, giving the protein MAIRKIARMGHPVLLQRAAEVPDPSAVRDLIRDMAETLVDSGGIGLAAPQIHESVRLILVSVPAGRSEAGEGETPITALINPVLTPVGDDRVVGWEGCLSIPGLRGAVPRFRTVRFEALDADGAPVAGEAEGMMARVLQHEVDHLDGILYPMRMTDHSQFGFDQEIGRYALGRGQGGDTRKGSTK; this is encoded by the coding sequence ATGGCCATTCGCAAAATCGCCCGCATGGGCCACCCGGTTCTGTTGCAGCGCGCCGCGGAGGTCCCGGACCCGTCCGCCGTGCGCGACCTGATCCGGGACATGGCCGAGACGCTGGTGGATTCCGGCGGCATCGGCCTGGCCGCGCCGCAAATCCATGAAAGCGTTCGGCTTATTCTGGTCTCGGTCCCGGCCGGGCGCTCCGAGGCGGGCGAGGGCGAAACGCCGATCACCGCGCTGATCAACCCGGTGCTGACGCCGGTCGGCGACGACCGGGTGGTGGGCTGGGAGGGCTGCCTATCCATTCCCGGCCTTCGCGGCGCCGTGCCGCGCTTCCGCACCGTGCGCTTCGAGGCGCTGGACGCCGATGGCGCGCCGGTCGCGGGCGAGGCAGAGGGCATGATGGCGCGGGTGCTGCAACACGAGGTGGACCATTTGGACGGCATTCTCTACCCGATGCGCATGACCGATCATTCGCAATTCGGCTTCGACCAGGAAATCGGCCGCTACGCCCTCGGCAGAGGCCAGGGCGGGGACACCCGGAAAGGATCGACGAAATGA
- a CDS encoding COQ9 family protein, producing MEPPYSEEAGEGADSGTAAEEPVEDPHRALQRAILEAALPHIAFDGWTREALTQAALDAGFHEGDADLAFPGGPAEAVIAHAALADEDMAAEMATLDLETMRTRDKIAIAVRVRLEAQVANREAIRRGLRLLADPRHAPEAARSLARTVDTIWRIAGDTATDFNYYTKRGLLAGVYSATLVYWLQDDSEDQHRTWEFLNRRLDEVLRFGKATAGLGKVADRLPNPFRLCGGGRRRWREGPVHR from the coding sequence ATGGAACCGCCTTACTCGGAAGAGGCCGGCGAGGGGGCCGACTCCGGGACGGCCGCCGAGGAGCCGGTGGAAGACCCGCACCGCGCCCTGCAACGGGCGATTCTGGAGGCCGCGCTGCCGCATATCGCCTTCGATGGCTGGACGCGGGAGGCGCTGACCCAGGCGGCCCTGGATGCCGGCTTCCACGAAGGCGATGCCGACCTGGCCTTTCCGGGCGGCCCCGCGGAAGCGGTGATCGCGCACGCCGCGCTCGCCGACGAGGACATGGCGGCGGAGATGGCGACGCTCGACCTGGAGACGATGCGCACCCGCGACAAGATCGCCATCGCCGTGCGCGTGCGTCTGGAAGCCCAGGTCGCCAACCGCGAGGCGATCCGGCGCGGCCTGCGCCTGCTGGCCGATCCGCGCCATGCGCCCGAAGCGGCGCGCAGCCTCGCCCGGACCGTGGATACGATCTGGCGGATTGCCGGCGATACCGCCACGGACTTCAACTACTACACCAAGCGCGGCCTGCTGGCCGGGGTCTATTCGGCGACGCTGGTCTACTGGCTCCAGGACGACTCCGAGGACCAGCACCGCACCTGGGAGTTCCTGAACCGGCGGCTCGACGAGGTGCTGCGCTTCGGCAAGGCGACGGCGGGCCTGGGCAAGGTGGCGGACCGGCTGCCGAACCCGTTCCGCCTCTGCGGTGGCGGCCGCCGCCGCTGGCGCGAAGGCCCCGTGCACCGGTAG